tctgatgtggacgatccactcccgtggcaaccacagagcatactccgactcctataaccgagacccccgtcaaacctgacgctctgataccagttgttgggaaattacggcctcactaattcccaacaaacgtccaatgaaaaacagtaaagaaataagaacaaatacacaacacaagatttaacgtggaaactccaaaacaggagaaaaaccaccggcccccaaagagagaaatacactatatcacaaattgttacaatgatatagacgactctcttaagccaactacactctccaaaatatttaactactacaactctcaaacaagggtaagaaagaaagaaataatcaaatacttaaagtgtattgattggtgcgatttggaatgaagacttagcccctcttatataaccaagtcactcacccctcacatcttcctcccaccaatgtgggataaacatatcttctactagccaaaataaatcaacagaaacgaattcgaatttcaaggtcaaagtttcGAGGAAAAAAGTACTAATTGTTTGTGTTCATCATTAAATTCATGAATTATGTGATGATTTAGCTTCAATTAATGATTCACGAGTGTTTATGGATTGATTTTGAACAACTTTGATGAAGGAATCACAACTTGAAAGTGTTTGATTCAAAAAATCACTCTTCAAGTTTATATGAAGACTCTCGCGCGCTACTGTTCATCATCAGTTCAATTCGATAaaagtcaatcacatgtgattgtaaaaactcAATCaaatgtgattctgcatgccaatcacatgtgattgtaaaactcaatcacatgtgattctgcatgtcaaatccaagagattctgcatgtcaaatcaatCATATGTAATTGTTAAATTCAATCACTTGTGATGGAAATATTATCAAGAGTCTGGAATCTGTCCTTTAAATCTCAATTTAAATTAAAGATACTTAAAGGATGCAAatgaatattaaaaaaaaaaaaaaaaaaaaaccaccatCGAATACAAAAATTATAGTACTAAATTTCATCTAAAAAACTAAATATTTCAATTTCAAAACCATCATATTTGCCTCCGTACTATACTACTCCGtatttgttcttttttttttttttttgcaaaaatattaatatgtatatatgtatatatatatatttatatatatatatatatatatatatatatatatatatatatatatatatatatatatatatatatatatatatatatatatatatatatataagaaccgAAGTTTCGGTGGAACAACATTAACCAGATCAAAACGATCTGTAGTTGGAGTACTTGATCACAGAAGACCAAAACTCCTAAACACACACTCTGTTCGTTCTAAACAATATGAACGATTACATTTAATACAGAGCGACCACTAAAGGAATTACAGTTGGAAtgccaaacaaacaaacaaaccacCACCGAACCTAAGCCTAAAACAAACACATAAACCCGACCCCGTATCCAACCCCGCACCAACACTTCTCAGAAACCGCCAATCCAAACCATtcaccgggcaacccaagaacacctaacccgaggcctatttACCGAAGTCAACAAAGTCAACAACGCCGGCAACAACGTCAAGCTCACTAAAAACCTAACGACGGGAAAAATGGAATGAATGAACCAAACAAGCCGCAACAAAGCAGTACCAAATGCAGAATCAAACCATATAGGAACCAGTCATTTCCGCCAAGTTTTCAAAGTACATTTGCAAACCCCCGGACCCAAGCAGAGAGCAATCAGCGCCAACAGCCACCCGCAGTCTCCAGTAACAACCAGCGACCGCCAGCGACCACCAGTGTCAGCCACCACTACCAGTGCCATCATCAGCTGCCAGCATCCACCAGTGGGCGTCAACGATGTCATCAACAACTACACATCGCCCTCAACCATTGACACCCACTTTTAGCCACTAAGCTAGCATCAATGTCACCGGACAATGACGGCCAACCTCTAACAGCCGCCACCCGCAACCACCAAGAAACGGAAGCGACTACTAGCAACCACTTAAGGCTGCCTGCAGCCAACGCCTGCCCTTGGGAATTGTAGACAACGGTCTAGCCACCGGAATCCGCTAGGTTTCGACAAAAAACACGCATAACCGCAAACCTGCCAAAACCCACGCAACTCCACCACAAAACCCAAATCCGACCAAAGTACCTGTAGAGTTCCAAAGGAACTCGCCGCCTACAACAACCTAAGAAGAATCAAGGCGCAGCGATGAAACCGTTAAGAGGGACCAGCAGCAAAACCCTTCACCCCAACGAACCAAACCCTAAATCAATCCCCAAAACTCAAACAGATCCCAGATCCCGAGCAGCTAGGGCACGGAATCGCCGCCCGGTATCCATTCGAGTGACCATAGAAGAAATTGGGCCGATTGACGCTGGAGCAACAAGGATCTGAGCAGTTGCACTTTATTGAGACAGAAAGCAAGAAAATCCagaccaccggcgagatgccggtggccAGAGAACGAAGGTAGAGAACGGCTACAAACCTGTGGTGCGGAAGGAAGTCAGACGAACGGAATCGCCCCCAAAACTTAAAGTGATAGTGTCTTGAAGATTACAAAATGGAGAAGAAGCCGATGTAGGTGATTATGTAGAACGAGAAAAGAAAATGATTTCTAGGGGTTTTGGAAAAAGAAGCAGTACGTTGATGTAGATGTTTAAGAGATGTGAAGATATTTCCGTATTTGTTCTTTGAACATGTACAAGAACCCTAAAGTTAATATAAACATATACTACACTCAACTCATCTCAGCTCAGCTCAGCTCAACTTCACCGATAAATCAGAAACCCTAAAATTATCGAAGAATTTCAATGTCGAAGTCGAAAGAGCTTCCTACGGACATAATCGTTGATATCCTGTCGCGTGTTCCTGCTAGATACATTCTCCGTTTCAAATCCGTTTCCAAATCATGGTACGCCCtttttcaaaaccctaatttcatctccaaacatttccaaaatcaatccTCAGTTCCATCTTTCCTTTTTCCACCTGAAAAATCCACCACCCCAACTTCCACATCTGATCACACCGTTGGTTTGATCTTATCTGATTCTTCATACAAATCAATCAATTTCTCAATCGAAATCGACATTTCGAAATCGTTTGATATTTACGGCATCTGTAACGGGTTGATTTGTATGAGTGTATTTCCgcttggttcgattattttgttatGGAATCCTGCTACTAGGGTTTTTAAAGACTTGCCTATTTCGCCTATCCATCGTCCTCAAGCTGATCGTCTGTTACTGGTTGTGTTAGGTTTTGGGTATGATGATGTTGTAATGGACTACAAGGTGTTTAGGATTGTGTATTTTGGTAATCAGATGCATCAAGTTGAGATGTTCTCGTTGTGTACGAATTCATGGAGGGAGATCAAGACTCGTGTTGATTTTATTATATATGAGGCGGCATGTAGAGTGTTTCTGAATGGGAAGTTTCATTGGGCCGCCTTCGGGTTTGTGGATAATCATAACACCAAATTGATTGTGTATTTTGATCTTCGTGATGAGGTGTTTAATTACATAATGCTACCTAAGTTTGAATTTGAAGGATGTATTGGACAATATATAGACGCTCATTGGCAGGTTGTAGCGATGAAAGAATCACTAGCGGTGATCGCTTGGAGCGAGAATGGGTCTGGGGTGGTGATATTTGAGGTGTGGGTGTTGAAAGAATACAGAGTGGTTTCATCGTGGACGAAATATACGTCATTTGAACTTCAAACTAAGGTTGCCAGACCATTCGGGTGTGGAATTAAAGGTGAGTTTTTGTTGGTTAAGGATAATGAACAACTGGTTGTGTATGATCCAGATACACAAAGGTTTAACAATTTGGGGAAATATCGGTTTGGTTACTATTCTAGGGTGTTTAATCACGTTGGAAGTTTAATTCCTATCAATGGTGAGAAGGTTGCCACTAGGACTAATTTATCATCTGTGGTTCTTGATGCTTTCTTTGCTAATCTCTAAATATTTTTGTTTTAATTTATTAGGAAACTTACCTTGTTTAAGTTGTTGAATTTACTTTGTACTCAGTATCTTGTTTATGACCGTTAGAAGTATCGTTAGTTAGTTACTCAATTATCACGATCTAAAGAAATGGCATGTACTTGTTTGTATCTAATGGAATCATTATTTAACAAGTAAAGTTTCTCATAGTGCCGCTTGTTGTGACTTACTTTTACTTGTTATCACAATTAGTTTATGATCTATGTAAAACTTCTCATCATCCATTTATATTGATTAAATTAAATTTAGGCTTTGTGCAAACACATACCTAACACTTGATAACACATTTTTTCCAACTAGTTTATAGCTGTGTTGATAACACAGTGATTTCAGTATCATATTTTTTGTTATTCACACAAGCCACATTGGTACAAAATAGTCAAATATGATGCAGCCTGTGAACTCTTCAAGCCTCTATTCAAACATAAATGTTAAATCTATTGTCTTCCATCAAATATTCAAGGAAAGACAAAAGCACTAAAAaagatatgaaacattttacaaagcTTGCAGCCATTAATAAGGTTGTTCCAGAAGAAGGAACTCTAGTTAAATTTGAAAACTTTTCTTTAGAGCAACGATACCCGCAACGGCTAGGGGCTGCAACCCTATACACACCACTGCTAGCCAACAAATACACATCTTTGTTGTTATCTTGACTTAACGATAGCACGTATCCCAAATCAGGCACACCGTGCATCCCAGGCTTGAACCTACATTCCATTGGTGAGTCATGCGCACAACTGAACGGTACGTTGACACTAGAAAAGTTCCCACTGTTTTCAGTAGTTTCAATAGTTGCCCATATAGCGTAGCTGTACAAGTCTGTGTATATGTACCTGTAAATGCATGTATCGTTATTATTGGTCCAAGTGATGAATGTATCATAATGTGTTTgtctttaaacttgtaattaaagaTTTTGAGGATGCTAACCAGCCATACAAGCATGGATCTGCGGTAGCTCGGTAAACATAACCAGCTATAATTGAGGCAGGGCCTTTGGTTGCATCAACGCTATCGTGGTTGTATCCGGCTATAGGAAATATGGGAGTTATGGAGGTTGAACTGGTGTAACCGCCAGGAGCTTTTAATGGATGGGTCGGATACGGGCCCTCATAAACTCGCCATCCGTAGTTTCCACCTTTTTTTATTATATTGATCTCTTCATATTGATCCTGCATATGTAAGTATGTAACATGAAATTTTTAAGTACAATTTGAAGTTGTCTCTAACTTCTATTCGGTCAAGTTGGTATAATAAATAAATCAGGGGTGGATTTTTTTTGGGATTTTAACTAGCAACACATTGAATAGTGTAAATATTTTTGAGTAACACTATTGGAGAGTGTAAAGTTTTTTTGAGGTTTTAATTAGTTACACCCATGACTACATTTCCTACTAGATCTTCCATTATTATAAAATGTAGTTTAATTCATACAATTAGAAAAACATACCTTTCCGATGTCTCCACATATGAATCGAGAAAGATTTTGTAAGTCAAAACTGCAGCGCCAAGGATTACTAAAACCCAAAGCCCAAATCTCGGGCTCAAGTTCTTTATCCATAGTGTATGGATTGTCTTTTGGTATTGAATAGTTTCCCCATAGGCCAAGCCTACTTATCTCCTCTTTACCTAATTTCATATTCATGACATTCATGACATTATAACAAAACATGTAACATAGATTTGGAGATGGTAAGATGAACAGGTCATCCGAGTTAGATAACGGGTCAGCATTTAGTATGGGTCTAAATGGGTCCTTTAAATATATACTTACTCGGTATGTTGTCCACATCAAGCCTCAATATCTTTCCAAGTAGTGATTTCTTGTTCTGTGCAAAGTTGTACGGGTCAGCAACATGTGAAGCGTCTCCGATCATGAAATACATGTAACCATCAACAACAGGGCCAAACAGAATTTGGCCCGCGTGATATGCTTCAAACGGGAGCCCCATCGTAAATATTCTTCTTACCTCAACCGAATTAGCATGTCCCTTCTGTAAAAATATGATCACAAATATACCCGGTTGTGATAGTAGTTCATTCTGAACATATTCATGCCAACTTTGAACCCAATCATTTAACAGGTTTGACTTTACAagtcaaaatatacatatatatttagaaaAAAGAAAATTGCTTAAAATGTTGCTAATTTTGATCAGATTTCTGTTTCAGGTAACTAACTTATTTCACCTCATAAAAAGTGCACATATATTTTTTGTTAAGTGTTTTCGTGTGCCTAAAAAGTTTGATACTTTGAGGTTATATTGAATCGAAAAGTCAATATTTCGATGGGGGTAACTACGTGAGATCATATTGAATTGAAACTATCGAAAGTTGGTTACACCCAGTCAAAAAGTTTGATACTTTGAGGTTTTCTTGAACTAAAAAGAAAATTGGTTACCCATAACCAAAtcaatatatgaaatatattataaaattaactTTGTTCACCCATGAAAGTTTTGAAGAAGAGGTGGTGCCATTAGCAGTGAACTCTGCAACTGCAACGTGAAATTGGCAAGGAAAACTTTCTTGAAGAGAATCGACCTTTGAAGGATCACAACCGACATCTGTATTACATGAACATCTGCCTTCACAACCAGGCTGTTGAAACTTATCACAATTAAAAGCAACAAAAAATCTCCCATTATTAGTAAAGTTTGGATGGAACGCCATACTCATAAGTCCCATTTCGGTTGCAaattgaacttgatcactcaaatcaAGAAACGGGTCTGATTCTATCATCAAACTTTGTGACGAACCCACCTCAGGAACCACGGCTAACCATATCTTACCTTGTTGGGTACACACAAAAACTCGGTTTGAGCCATCTGGGTGCGGAACCATATAGACATAGGAACTGTTCCCAAGTTTTTCAAGACATAGACCATTAGGAGGTTGATGGGCATTTGAGTCATTTGTCCTATTATTAGAAGAGTGGTTTGATTGACCTGCGTCCACCAAAATCAAAACAGGCATTAAAGAACAATCTGAAAAATCTTAATGAACAAAAAATGCACAAAAACGAGGGAGAGTCGGACATGAGTTTTTGCTGCATAGCAAGAATATGAAGAGGAAGAGGATGTTAGTAGTTTGAATCATGACATTTATACGTCTCAGCAGACTTTGAGTTTAACTTTTGGTATGATCACATCAGACCATAAGTTAGAGTTTCAAAAGACTTTTGGATTGCAAGTGAAGTTGATATGTTATAATTGGAAATTTTTTGGGATTGGGATGCTAATAGTCTTTCCTTGAACCAAAAGCGTATAGATAAATCATAAATCTGTAGATGGACATTTTCGTCTTTTGAATTGAATTTGATATATAACAATGtaatatgtaataatattattattacaaaactgATACAGGTTAGAGTGTATTTCTCTCTCCTAAAAGGCGATCTGGCACTGTTCACTGCCTTCCACCCTCGAATTTTTAGtttttttcttttgatttttaCATCTCACCACCCCCACCAATCGATTCATACAAACTCGAATTGCAAACCCTGAAATTTTCATTCAGATCCGACCAGCACCGCCATCCCACGCGCCGCCTCCTCCGGCTGCCGGAATTACACGCGCCGGCGCGTGAACCTCCTATCCACCGCCGTTCGCTGCCGTTTTCTTCCAGTAAGACTATCTTGGATTTCCGACCAAAA
This window of the Rutidosis leptorrhynchoides isolate AG116_Rl617_1_P2 chromosome 7, CSIRO_AGI_Rlap_v1, whole genome shotgun sequence genome carries:
- the LOC139859061 gene encoding HIPL1 protein-like, translating into MPVLILVDAGQSNHSSNNRTNDSNAHQPPNGLCLEKLGNSSYVYMVPHPDGSNRVFVCTQQGKIWLAVVPEVGSSQSLMIESDPFLDLSDQVQFATEMGLMSMAFHPNFTNNGRFFVAFNCDKFQQPGCEGRCSCNTDVGCDPSKVDSLQESFPCQFHVAVAEFTANGTTSSSKLSWKGHANSVEVRRIFTMGLPFEAYHAGQILFGPVVDGYMYFMIGDASHVADPYNFAQNKKSLLGKILRLDVDNIPSKEEISRLGLWGNYSIPKDNPYTMDKELEPEIWALGFSNPWRCSFDLQNLSRFICGDIGKDQYEEINIIKKGGNYGWRVYEGPYPTHPLKAPGGYTSSTSITPIFPIAGYNHDSVDATKGPASIIAGYVYRATADPCLYGWYIYTDLYSYAIWATIETTENSGNFSSVNVPFSCAHDSPMECRFKPGMHGVPDLGYVLSLSQDNNKDVYLLASSGVYRVAAPSRCGYRCSKEKFSNLTRVPSSGTTLLMAASFRLEEFTGCIIFDYFVPMWLV
- the LOC139859060 gene encoding putative F-box protein At3g20705, which codes for MSKSKELPTDIIVDILSRVPARYILRFKSVSKSWYALFQNPNFISKHFQNQSSVPSFLFPPEKSTTPTSTSDHTVGLILSDSSYKSINFSIEIDISKSFDIYGICNGLICMSVFPLGSIILLWNPATRVFKDLPISPIHRPQADRLLLVVLGFGYDDVVMDYKVFRIVYFGNQMHQVEMFSLCTNSWREIKTRVDFIIYEAACRVFLNGKFHWAAFGFVDNHNTKLIVYFDLRDEVFNYIMLPKFEFEGCIGQYIDAHWQVVAMKESLAVIAWSENGSGVVIFEVWVLKEYRVVSSWTKYTSFELQTKVARPFGCGIKGEFLLVKDNEQLVVYDPDTQRFNNLGKYRFGYYSRVFNHVGSLIPINGEKVATRTNLSSVVLDAFFANL